The Candidatus Methylomirabilota bacterium genome contains the following window.
GTCTCGAGCTCGCGCAAGGTCCGCAGGCGATTGAGCCGTCGCCCCGGCTTGTTGGGCAGGAAGCCCTCGAAGAGAAACCGATCGGCGGGCACGCCGGCGGCGGAGAGCGCAGCGATCACCGCGGAGGGCCCGGGGATCGGCACCACCGGCACGCCGGCCGCCCGCGCCTCCTTCACGAGGAGGAAGCCGGGATCGGAGATGCCGGGCGTGCCCGCGTCGGTGACGAGGGCCACCGACTTGCCGTCGCCGAGCGCGCGGAGCAGCACCGCGCCCTTCACACGCTTGTTGTGCTCGAAGTAGCTCGTCACCGGCGCCGAAATGCCGAAGTGGCTCAGGAGCGTCCGCGTGCGGCGCGTGTCCTCGCAGGCGACGAGCGCGACCTCCTTCAGGGTGCGGAGCGCGCGGAGCGTGATGTCCTCGAGATTGCCGATCGGGGTGGCGACGACGTAGAGCGTGCCGGGGGCCGTCACGGCTCGTATTCTGGCATACTGGCGCGCGGAGCCGCCGATGCGAGTCACCGTCCACACCCTTTCCGAGCGTCCCGAGCTGGCGCGCCACAACCGCCGCCTCCATGTCAACGGCGCGTGGCCGCGCTTCCTCGAGGACACGGCCTTGAATCCCCTCTTCGACGAGGTGGTGCGGGGCCGCGACTTCACCGAGTTCCAGCTGGGACTCTGGGACGGGCGCGGGCGCGTGATCGCGGTGGGCGACACCGTGCCGTTCCGGTGGGACGGCACCGCCGGCGATCTGCCGCATCGCATCGCCGACGTCGTGGCGCGCGGCATCGAGGACCGCCGGCGCGGGCGCGCGCCGAATGCGATGTCCGCCCTCGCCGCCGTGGTGGACCCGCGCCTGCGTGGCCAGGGCCTCAGCACGCGCGTGATCCAGGAGATGGGCCGCATCGCCGCCCGCCACGGCTTCCGCGCGCTTGTCGCGCCGGTGCGCCCGACGCTGAAAGGGCGCTATCCCCTCGTGCCGATGGAGGAGTACGTGCGCTGGCGCGCGCCGGGCGGCGGCCCGTTCGACCCCTGGCTGCGCGTGCATTGGCGGCTGGGCGCGCGCGTGGTGAAGATCGCCCAGCGCGCCATGGTGGTGGAGGCGCCGCTCGCGCAGTGGGAGGAGTGGACGCGGCTCGACTTCCCGGTGAGCGGCGCCTACGTCGTGCCCGGCGCGTTCAATCCCGTCCGGATCGACCGGGCGCGCAGGCGCGGAGTGTACGTGGAGCCCAATGTATGGATGCGCCATCCCGTGCGCCGCGGGTCGCGCCGAGGACACCGATGACGACCGTCAGGCTGATCGAGTACGCCGAGGCGAGCGCGGAGGTCCGGGCCGTGTACGACGACATCATGGCCACCCGCAAGATCGACTGGATCAACAACTTCTGGAAGGCCCTCGCCCATCACCCGCCCACGCTCAAGCGCACGTGGGAGAGCGTGAAACAGACCATGCAGCCGGGCGCGCTCGATCCGCTCACCAAGGAGATGCTCTATTTGGCGGTGAGTGCCGCCCATTCTTGCGCGTACTGCATCCATTCCCACACCGCCTCGGCGCGCAAGGCCGGGATGACGGAGGCGATGCTGGGCGAGCTGCTCGCGGTCGTCGGCATGGCCAGCGAGACCAACGCGCTCGCGGATTCCTACCAGATCCCGGTCGACGGGCGCTTCACGGTGTGACGGACTATCTCGACCGCGAGCCCTGGGATCCCACCCGGCCCGACGTGGTCGCGGCCTTTGATGAGCTGCCGCTCTGGAGCGCGATGGCGGGCCTGTTCCTGCTGGAGCATCTGCCGCTCGTCCGGGGCGCCCGCGTGCTCGACGTCGGCTGCGGCACCGGCTTTCCGCTGCTCGAGCTGGCGCAGCGGCTCGGCCGCCCCGCCACCGTGCACGGGCTCGACCGCTGGGCGGTCGCCCTCCAGCGCGCGCGGTTCAAGGCCGGGGTGACCGGCGTCGCCAACGCGACCCTCACACGCGGCGACGGCGCCGCCATGCCGTTCCGTGCCGCGCAGTTCGACCTCGTCGTCTCGAACCTCGGGATCAACAACTTCGCCGATCCGGACGCCGTGTTCCGCGAGAGCCGGCGCGTGCTGCGGCGGGGTGGCCGGCTCGCGCTCACGACCAATGTCGAGGGCCACATGGCCGAGATCTACGCGGTGTTCGAGGCCGTGCTGAACGGGCGCGGGCGGGCCGGGCCGCTGGAGGCCCTGCGCCGCCACGTGGCATACCGGGGCACCGCGACGAGCATCGCGGAGCGGCTGGGCAAGGCGGGATTCCGGCTTGCCCGCGCCGTCGAGCGCAACTTCCCCATG
Protein-coding sequences here:
- a CDS encoding GNAT family N-acetyltransferase, with translation MRVTVHTLSERPELARHNRRLHVNGAWPRFLEDTALNPLFDEVVRGRDFTEFQLGLWDGRGRVIAVGDTVPFRWDGTAGDLPHRIADVVARGIEDRRRGRAPNAMSALAAVVDPRLRGQGLSTRVIQEMGRIAARHGFRALVAPVRPTLKGRYPLVPMEEYVRWRAPGGGPFDPWLRVHWRLGARVVKIAQRAMVVEAPLAQWEEWTRLDFPVSGAYVVPGAFNPVRIDRARRRGVYVEPNVWMRHPVRRGSRRGHR
- the rsmI gene encoding 16S rRNA (cytidine(1402)-2'-O)-methyltransferase, with translation MTAPGTLYVVATPIGNLEDITLRALRTLKEVALVACEDTRRTRTLLSHFGISAPVTSYFEHNKRVKGAVLLRALGDGKSVALVTDAGTPGISDPGFLLVKEARAAGVPVVPIPGPSAVIAALSAAGVPADRFLFEGFLPNKPGRRLNRLRTLRELET
- a CDS encoding methyltransferase domain-containing protein translates to MTDYLDREPWDPTRPDVVAAFDELPLWSAMAGLFLLEHLPLVRGARVLDVGCGTGFPLLELAQRLGRPATVHGLDRWAVALQRARFKAGVTGVANATLTRGDGAAMPFRAAQFDLVVSNLGINNFADPDAVFRESRRVLRRGGRLALTTNVEGHMAEIYAVFEAVLNGRGRAGPLEALRRHVAYRGTATSIAERLGKAGFRLARAVERNFPMRFADGSAFFRHYFVRLGFLDGWRGVVAREEEREVFAALEDGLNRRAAERGELALTVPLAYVEAEAVEPA
- a CDS encoding carboxymuconolactone decarboxylase family protein, with amino-acid sequence MTTVRLIEYAEASAEVRAVYDDIMATRKIDWINNFWKALAHHPPTLKRTWESVKQTMQPGALDPLTKEMLYLAVSAAHSCAYCIHSHTASARKAGMTEAMLGELLAVVGMASETNALADSYQIPVDGRFTV